In Candidatus Methylomirabilota bacterium, the sequence CCTCGCCCTGTACGCGGGATACGTGAAGCAGGTCAACCTGCTCAATGACGACCTCGCGGCGCTGATCGGCCACGGGCAGGCGTCGGGCAAGAACCCAGAGTTCGCCGAGCTGACCCGTCGCCTGGGCTTCGAGTACAACGGAATGATTCTGCACGAGCACTACTTCTCCGGTCTCAGCCCGGCCGCCGAGCTGACACCGGCGAGCGGCTCCGGTCTGGCGGCCGCCCTCACCGAGTCCTTCGGCTCCGTCGAGCAGTGGCAGGCGGCCTTCCACGCGATTGGTGAGATGCGTGGCGTCGGCTGGGTCATCCTTTTTGAGGATCCGGCTACGCACTGGCTGACGAATCACTGGGTCACTCTCCATCACGAGGGCGTACCAGCGGGCTTCACACCTCTGCTGGTGATGGATGTGTGGGAGCACGCCTTCATGCGGGATTACAAAGCGACGGAACGAGGTAAATACATCGAGGCCTTCTTCCGGAACATTGACTGGCGGATGATCGAACGGCGACTTCAGGGGCCGAGCGCTCGCCGCCTCGCCAGCTGAGGCTGTCCGGGGTGCCGTGGCCGAGGTCCTTGGGCAATGCGGCGCGCATGTGACGGCCGTCGATTCCGCCGTCGCGGGCCTGCCCATCCTCAAGCGAGAAAGGCCGGGCGCTCTGGTCAGCAGCCTTTCATTCCCCGACAAGGACGGCTATTGGCTCATTCGAGAGGTGCGAAAGCTGCCGCCGGACCAGGGAGGCGACGTCTCGGCGGCGGCGTTCACGGGACTGATCACAGCAGAGGACCGGCTGGCCACCTTGCGAGCCGGTTTTCAATATCACGTCCCGAAGCCGGTGGCTCAGAGCCGGCTGGCCTGGGTCGTCGCGCTTCTGACTCTCATGAAGTCAGAGGCCGGTGAACATCGAGCGACGATGGCATTGTCGCCAGGACACTGACCACTACAATCACGGAGTTGGTCACGGAGCTACGATCCTCGCGCACCGATCTGGCGCGGATGGTCGAGGCGGCCCACCGCAACAAGTTGCCGCTTCTGGTCGTTCCGGCCCAAAGCGTGAAGGCTTGCGAGCACAGGGAGCCCGACCTGTGGGCGAGGCGTGCGACTGGGCGCGTACGTAACATAACGCCCGTTCTCGGAGCCGGCGGCCCTGGGTGCCAGTGTCAGAACGCGGCGTAGAATTCGCGGATCAGGTCGGCCTGAGATGGCATGAGCCTCCGGAGAGCCCTCTACAGTTGGCCGTATCGCTAATCCGGCGCAAGAGCGGCGTCCACCATCGCCTGCGCTTCATCCACGATGCGGGCCAGGTGCTCTTCGCCACGAAAGCTCTCCGCATAGATCTTGTAGATCTCTTCCGTGCCCGATGGCCGGGCGACGAACCAGCCGCTCTTCGCGATCACCTTCATTCCGCCGATCAGCGCGTCGTTGCCGGGCGCACGATCGAGGATGCTCACGATCCTCTCGCCGGCCAGCTCCGTGCAGCGCAGCTCCTTCGGCGAGAGCGCGGCGAGCCTCTTCCGCTGCGCCGCGGTGGCTGTCGCCTGGACACGCGCGGCCGCCGGGGCGCCGAACTCCTGCGTGAGATCGCTGTAGGTTTCCCCCGGATCGCGCTCCGCGCGCGCGGTGATCTCGGCCGCGAGCAAACCCGCGACGATGCCATCCTTGTCCGTGGTCCACGCTGTGCCGTCGCGACGGAGAAAGGACGCGCCCGCGCTCTCTTCGCCGCAGAAGCCAAGCGAGCCGTCGAAGAGACCGTCCGCGAACCACTTGAAGCCGACGGGCACTTCGTAGAGCGCCCGACCGAGCTTCGCGGTCACCTTGTCGACCATCCAGCTGCTGACGACGGTCTTTCCCACCCTTGCCTGCTCGCGCCACTGCGGCCGATGCTGAAAGAGGTACCGGATGGCCACCGCGAGATAGTGATCGGGAGAGAGCAGTCCCCCGGCCGGGGTGACGATCCCGAACCGGTCGTGATCGGTGTCGCAGGCGAAGGCGATGTCGAACCGCTCCTTCACGCCGATCAACCGCTGCATCGCATAGGAGGACGACGGGTCCATGCGGATACGACCATCCCAGTCGACGGGCATGAATCGAAAGGTCGGATCGACCTCCTCGCTGATGACGGTGAGATCGAGCCCGTAGCGCTCGGCGATCGCGCCCCAGTAGTGCACGCCGGCGCCGCCGAGCGGATCGACGCCGAGGTGGATGTTCGCGGCGCGGATCGTGTCCATGTCGATCACGTTGCCCAAGTCGCGTACGTAGGCGTCGCGATAATCGTGGCGGTGCGTCGTCGCGGCGCGGAGCGCCCGCTCGTACGGCACTCGCTTCACGCCCTTGAGCGCCCCACGCAGCAGATCGTTGGCCCTGGTCTGGATCCAATCGGTGACGCTGGTGTCAGCCGGTCCGCCATTGGGCGGGTTGTACTTGAACCCGCCATTGTCCGGCGGGTTGTGCGACGGGGTAATGACGATGCCGTCCGCGAGGCCCGTAGTGCGCGCGCGGTTGTACGTGAGGATCGCGTGCGACACCACGGGGGTCGGCGTGACTTCGTCGTGCGCCGCGAGCCTCACATTGACGCCGTTGGCCGCGAGCACTTCGAGCGCGGTGGCGCAGGCCGGCACGGACAGCGCGTGCGTGTCGATGCCGAGGAAAAGCGGTCCGTCAGTGCCCTGCCGCGCGCGGTACTCGCAGATGGCGTGACTGATGGCGAGCACGTGCCATTCGTTGAACGTTCTCTCGAGCGCAGAGCCACGATGCCCCGACGTGCCGAACGCCACAAGCTGCTCGGGCACCGACGGGTCCGGCGTATCGGTATAGTAGGCCGTGACCAGTCGCGGCACGTCGACGAGCATCGCCGCGGGCGCCGGCTTCCCCGCGAGCGGGCTGATCTTCACGCGCGAACCCCCAACCATCCGCCGTTGAATCCGGCGGCTCGCAGTCCCGCGGTGATGTACTGACAGCCGCGCATCAACCGCCAGATCAACCCCGACTCGTAGTTCTCGACCATGACGACGGTGGGGCCGGAGTGGAGGCCGAAGTGCCATGGCGACACCCAGCAATTCGCCGATCCGCCCGGATCGAGGAAGGTGGGATTGAACGTCGCCTTGAAGCCGTAGGGATGGGTGCCGTAGAGCTCATGTCGCTGGAAATCCGCGACCGTCGGCAGCACGATCTCCGGCGCGAAGGGAAGCGAAGCGACCACCGCCCACGGAGCGATCGTGCCGTCGTCGGGACCGTCGGGCACGCCGCGCGCCCGGTAGCCGAAGAACTGGCGCTCGACGCCATTGAGGACGCGGGTGATCTCCCCCGGCCCGTCGCTCGCGGTGAGCCCCCAGCAGAGTGCACTGTACTCCGCGAAGCCGCCGGGATTCATGATGCCGTACCGCTGTTGCACCACGGTCGCGCGCCGGCTGTTCTCGAAATAGTCGATCCCATGCGCCCGCATGAAGGCGTCCTGGATGCCGCGCAGGTCGAGCCAGAGGTGCGAGAGTTGGTGCGTGAAGAGCGGCGCCGCGTGCAGGTACGGCGTGTCGTAGATGGTGCGCCATTCATAGGTCGAGGCCCAGGCCTGGTAGCTCGCCGCGGGGAGCGGATGCGTGGGCGAGCCGAGGCCGAGCACGTATAACACCAGCGCCTCGTCATACCCCTCCCAGCGGTACGGAAGGAACCCGCTCTCCGGCTTCCAGCCGTGGGTCACCGTGAGTCCGCCATCCTGCGCCCACCGCCAATCGACGCGGGCGTACAATTCGTGCGCGAGCTCGCGGATCTCGCGCTCGACCGGCGCACCGCCGCCAAAGTACTCCGCCGCCGCGAGCATACCCGCGAGCAGGAGGGCGGAATCGACGGTCGAGAGCTCGCATTGCCATGCGCGCGCGCCGGTCTGCATGTCGAGAAAGTGGTAGTAGAAGCCCTTGTATCCTGTGGCGTCGGGCTCCGTCCCCTGCCTGCTCTGCCGGAAGAATCGCAGGGTCGTGAGCGTACGCTCGGCGGCTTCGGCGCGCGTGATGAGCCCGCGCTCCACGCCCACCGGATACGCGGTAAGCCCCAGCCCCACCGCGGCGATACTCGCCGGCCAGTCCTTGCACGTCTTGTCGACGACCAATCCGTTGGCGCGATTAGTCTCATACAGGAAGTAGCCGAAGGCATCGCGCCGGATCACATCCAGCATGCGCGATTCCGTGGCCCCGGCGTGCGCGGGGCTCACAGGTTCACGGACAGCGTCCCCGGCGGCGGATACGTGATCTTGGCCAAACGCCTTGGTCAGGCCCTGGCGACGGTCTTCCTCTCAAGCTCGACCTCCGCGCGCAGGCTCGCAATGTCCCGATGGATCGCGGCCACCGCCAGGATGTTGCGACCGCTTCGGTAGGTGATCGTGCAGTCGCGCGCGTCGAGCTGCCCATCGATCTCGGCGCTGTCCCACTTCTCCGCGTGGCCGACATACGAGAGGGAGAGATCGTACTGATCGGTCCAGAAGAAGGGCACGGCGTCGAAGCGCTCGCGCCTGCCCAGGATATTGCGCGCCGCGGTCTGCCCCTGACGCTCGGCCACCACCCAATGCTCCACGCGGATCCGCTCGCCGGTGCGCGCGTCCGGCCAGCGCGCGATGTCGCCGGCCGCGAAGATCCCCGGCACGCTCGTCTCGAGATACTCGTTCACCGTGACGCCGCGATCGATCGCGAGGCCGGCCTTCTCCGCGAGTGAGATGGCGGGGCGGACCCCGACGCCGACGACCACGAGATCTGCCCACAGCCGCTCCCCGCTCATCAGCGTGACCGTGCGCTCCTGGAAGGAGGCGGCCGTCGCACCGAGATGGAAGATCACGCCGTGCTTCTCGTGCAACGTGCGGAAGAACTTGCCGACCTCCGCTCCCAGGATGCTCTCCATGGGCACCTCTTCCGGTGCGACTACGTGCACCTCCACATCGTGCGCACGGAGCGCGGCCGCCACCTCGAGTCCGATGAAGCTCGCGCCGATCACGACGGCGCGCTCCGACGCCTTGGCTTTCGCGAGGAGCGCGCGGCTGTCCGCGAAGGTACGCAGATAGTGCACGTGGGGGAGATCGTGCCCCGGCACGTCGAGCCGCACCGGATCGGCGCCGGTGGCGAGCAGGAGCGTATCATAGGCAACGCGCTTGCCGCCCGAAAGCTCCACCCGGCGGGCCGCGGCGTCGATCGCGGCGGCGCGCGCGTTCAACTTGACGGTGATCTTGTGCTTCTCGTAGAACGCCCGCGACCGGAGGGGCACGGACTTCGGGAGCGCGGTGCCGGCGAGGTAGCCCTTGGACAGGCTGGGGCGGTCGCAGGGAAGAGAGGCATCGGCGCTCAGCATGGTGATGCGGCCGGTGTAGCCCTCGCGCCGGAGCATCTCCGCGGCAGCATGACCCGCGGCGCCGCCGCCCAGGATGACCACCGATCGCGGCGCGGCCCCGTTGGCAGGCGGTGAGGGCAGTCCGGCACGCGTGACCTTCTTCCCGACATACGCCCTCCCGTTGCGCTGCTCCACATGCCAGCACGCGACGGGCTTCAGCGCCGGCGCGCGGAGCGCTTCGCCGGTGCGCAGGCTGAAACAAGCGTGGTGCCACGGGCATCGGATCGTGCCACCCACGATGAGCCCGTCCGCGAGCGGGCCGCCGTAGTGCGTGCAGGAAGTACCGACGGCGAACAACTCGTCCCCCTGCCGCGCGAGCAGCACGGGTTCGCCCTGCGCGTGCCCGAGGAGTGAGGCGCCGTCCGCGACCGACCCGACCGCGACTCCCTTCGTGAAGTCAGGGCCGCCGAGTTTCTTCTTGGCTGCGCTCATCCATTCTCCTGTGCGCCGATGATACCTTCATCTGGCGGTCGTCATCTCGATTCGCCAGACGGGTCCCTTGAGGTACAGGGCGCCGTCGCAACGCACGAAGGCGGGGACGTCCTCGGTCAGGATCACGCATTCCTGATCGGCCGGCGCCTTTCCCAAGAGGGTGGCGAAGACGCGAAGGGTCGCGCCGAGCTTGGGTTTCAGCGCGTAGCGCGTTGCCTGCCAGGTGGAATCGCCAGCCACCAGTCGCTGGTTGCCCGCGGGAACCATCTCGAGCTGGATCAGCTTCGGCTTTGGCGTGAACGCCACGACGTGAACGGTCTCGCTCGCGGCCGACACGAGGTTCTTCAGGAGCATCGGCACCATGCCGTTATACACATCGGGGGGCAGCTCGATGCTCCCGTTAGACGCCTCTTCTTTGCCACCCCGCGTCGAATGCACCTTGTAGGTCCCCGTCTTCCGGTCGAGCACGGCCTCCAGCGTCTCCGGAAACGACGGCCCGCGCTGCACCAGCCGGTAGTTGAGCAGGGTGAAGAC encodes:
- a CDS encoding Fe-Mn family superoxide dismutase, translated to MNTHSPKTFVPKPYAERFFDLHGLDGISDAQIAEHLALYAGYVKQVNLLNDDLAALIGHGQASGKNPEFAELTRRLGFEYNGMILHEHYFSGLSPAAELTPASGSGLAAALTESFGSVEQWQAAFHAIGEMRGVGWVILFEDPATHWLTNHWVTLHHEGVPAGFTPLLVMDVWEHAFMRDYKATERGKYIEAFFRNIDWRMIERRLQGPSARRLAS
- a CDS encoding glucoamylase family protein; protein product: MLDVIRRDAFGYFLYETNRANGLVVDKTCKDWPASIAAVGLGLTAYPVGVERGLITRAEAAERTLTTLRFFRQSRQGTEPDATGYKGFYYHFLDMQTGARAWQCELSTVDSALLLAGMLAAAEYFGGGAPVEREIRELAHELYARVDWRWAQDGGLTVTHGWKPESGFLPYRWEGYDEALVLYVLGLGSPTHPLPAASYQAWASTYEWRTIYDTPYLHAAPLFTHQLSHLWLDLRGIQDAFMRAHGIDYFENSRRATVVQQRYGIMNPGGFAEYSALCWGLTASDGPGEITRVLNGVERQFFGYRARGVPDGPDDGTIAPWAVVASLPFAPEIVLPTVADFQRHELYGTHPYGFKATFNPTFLDPGGSANCWVSPWHFGLHSGPTVVMVENYESGLIWRLMRGCQYITAGLRAAGFNGGWLGVRA
- a CDS encoding FAD-dependent oxidoreductase, which encodes MSAAKKKLGGPDFTKGVAVGSVADGASLLGHAQGEPVLLARQGDELFAVGTSCTHYGGPLADGLIVGGTIRCPWHHACFSLRTGEALRAPALKPVACWHVEQRNGRAYVGKKVTRAGLPSPPANGAAPRSVVILGGGAAGHAAAEMLRREGYTGRITMLSADASLPCDRPSLSKGYLAGTALPKSVPLRSRAFYEKHKITVKLNARAAAIDAAARRVELSGGKRVAYDTLLLATGADPVRLDVPGHDLPHVHYLRTFADSRALLAKAKASERAVVIGASFIGLEVAAALRAHDVEVHVVAPEEVPMESILGAEVGKFFRTLHEKHGVIFHLGATAASFQERTVTLMSGERLWADLVVVGVGVRPAISLAEKAGLAIDRGVTVNEYLETSVPGIFAAGDIARWPDARTGERIRVEHWVVAERQGQTAARNILGRRERFDAVPFFWTDQYDLSLSYVGHAEKWDSAEIDGQLDARDCTITYRSGRNILAVAAIHRDIASLRAEVELERKTVARA
- the pgm gene encoding phosphoglucomutase (alpha-D-glucose-1,6-bisphosphate-dependent) → MKISPLAGKPAPAAMLVDVPRLVTAYYTDTPDPSVPEQLVAFGTSGHRGSALERTFNEWHVLAISHAICEYRARQGTDGPLFLGIDTHALSVPACATALEVLAANGVNVRLAAHDEVTPTPVVSHAILTYNRARTTGLADGIVITPSHNPPDNGGFKYNPPNGGPADTSVTDWIQTRANDLLRGALKGVKRVPYERALRAATTHRHDYRDAYVRDLGNVIDMDTIRAANIHLGVDPLGGAGVHYWGAIAERYGLDLTVISEEVDPTFRFMPVDWDGRIRMDPSSSYAMQRLIGVKERFDIAFACDTDHDRFGIVTPAGGLLSPDHYLAVAIRYLFQHRPQWREQARVGKTVVSSWMVDKVTAKLGRALYEVPVGFKWFADGLFDGSLGFCGEESAGASFLRRDGTAWTTDKDGIVAGLLAAEITARAERDPGETYSDLTQEFGAPAAARVQATATAAQRKRLAALSPKELRCTELAGERIVSILDRAPGNDALIGGMKVIAKSGWFVARPSGTEEIYKIYAESFRGEEHLARIVDEAQAMVDAALAPD